The sequence ttaactgCAGAGATTTTTCACATGGATTGGAGCGAGATCCCTGCCAAACCCGGCCTATCCAAACGAACCCTAAGGTGGAGGCAGAGGCCACGCAGACTAAATATCACAGAACTGTAGAATTCATGGCATTCACAAACAACTCGGCAAACCTTGATGGATTCAAttgacaaaaataaaaataaaaatctattgGGGTTATATAGATTTGTAGTTACCAGGTGCATCACAATAATGTGTTTCTTCCATACATTGGCTGTGACATGTACTGATGTACGTTCGGGAACTTCAAAGAGGAAGACAAAACTCACAGCGATCTTTAGCAGCTTCAAGAGCGTGAATGCAGCGCGGTAGCAAAGGGCCTTTTTGATTGATGGTTGCATTTTGGTTGTTGTCTACTTGTCTTCTCATCAAACCAAGATTCTGATTTGGAGTAGCAGAAAATCCAGTATACTGGTGAGTTTAAGCAGTTCAGATTTTTTCCTTGACAAATACCATTTAAATTGGTGCATGATGGCTATAACCAATAGATGATCTCTATTGGTTGTCTTCCGTAATGTTCTTTTAACCTGAAACTTTACTTCACCTAAGCTTCATTGATTGGATGATACAACCTAAGTTGTTTATTTGACACGTGCAGGCCATGCTGGGTTCACAAGAACTTTTGATGaaccatataaaaaaaaaaggacatctttttctattttttcgcAGTTTGGCGAGAGAGCACTCTCATactcaaagaaaagaaaggaggtGGACACCGGGTTCAATCCCGATGGCATCAAGCTTGACGGCATGCTTTACTAAATGAGCTAGTGCTcgttcccaaaaaaaaaagatcctcCAAGTATTTTAGTGGTCAATAATTCAGGTGGCTCGTTGCAAAGCTCGGTCCAGATAAAATTTCCTTccccaaaaaatatgaaatcaaTGAATAATATCAACAAACACAAATCATTTCTATCAAATGTAGCCTACAATTAAACAAATTGAACCACCGCTGGACGAATCTGAAGCAAAGCATTGGTTGCATATAAAGACATGTGAAACTACAACTGATAATTCTTAGCTGttaatggaaaataaataaaggatgTTGCATTAGACAACAATAGGAATGTTGATTAGAAGCGTCTTAAGCAAATGTACAACACAGATGTTAGACCTCATTTTCTCACGAGGTGTTTAATCATCCTTAGggctccacatcacaagttcaTTGAATTTCTACATAACCAGTGTCATCTAGTGAATAAGAGACCTCCATATATAATACCTCAGTTCTTATGAAGTGATGGTGCATAACGAAAGTATAGTGGGTGATGAAGAGTGGACTAGTTTTTTAATCAAATAATCAGCAACAGAGTATTTATTGTTGAAGATTAGAAATCTAACATTAGAAATATAAAGACAATGTACTGTCACTATGGTATCAAAAGGACCCCTAATGTAGAGTCCACAAGTGGAATTGACGCCTCCTTTCACGATGGTAAAGATGGTTGTCTTATAAAAACATGTATTTCGTTGATAATTTGGAAGGAAAACAAAGTTATATTTTCAGAAGTTTTTAGAGATATCGATTGTCCCTCAATACAAGTTGTACAAGCGTATGCATCTTTGGCGCTCTTTTTCAAATGCTTTGAGACGTAATGAACCTGGTATTCTGaaatttctctctctttttttcattgcataagtaattgtttgagttgaaattttgtgGAGAGCTGAATGACATCGTACTCTACactatataattttttcaaaattgtTCACGATTATTtcgataatattttgaattttgagagcattagaatataatattgtttaatttttaaatatgttATTCGTTGGAAGGGTGACAGGTCGGAGTTTaatctacaatttttttaaaacagacGCATATATTTAcactttttatttaaaaatattaaaaattaaaaagttcATCTTTCGAACCTATGCATGAGAACGCTATTCCATTTTACGGATTTCTGACTTGATCCTTCAAATTGCATGCCGTATGAAGAAGGTTAAGTAATGTCTTGATCCATCCTTATAATTTTCATACACTGAAATTAATGTCTTTTGCTTTAAACAGGGTTAgttctctttttatttatttttttgcggGAAACCAGGATTATTTCAatgcttctttctttttcctattcCCAGTTTGGTTCATACAGGTACTGCTGCATCTACACTATTTGCTAATAGCAGGGCCGAGATCACAACAACTTGATGGATTCTATCTAAGGGTGGTAACGGACCAGATAAGGGTTGGATGAAGCGAGAACGTACCAGATTTAGCCCCCAAATGGTTACCAGGTGCAAAACACCTCCGACCCTGGCGCGTGCTGCAGGGGGGCAGCAGCAAAGGAGGAGGGCGTCAAGGCCCAGAGCCACGCAGGCAAGACGCCAAGGTGACGACGGAGGGCACGGGTGAGGGCGTGATGGAGCCGTAGGTTGGACTGTCTCTGTGTCTCGGGCCTGTGAGGGTAGCCGGGCAGGTTGGGCCGTTTTTGGGCCTCGCGAGGCACTCGTGGATGAAGAATACTATGCGGATTGGCGCGCCTACATTGCGCCATTTTTTTATagagcatgacaaaaaaaaattaaaatctcaatatttatttataaatttatcaatatttaacacattcatttaattatggaaaaataatggtactttcatgcatacatataattttaacatgtagaagactgtaatacgaacctaacttaaatttgtttaatattttttttgagttttagatattttcctatgcattttagattatttgaaccaattttatcaatataactattattactctcactattttctaaaatttcgcaaaaaatatatacatacacatacgtatatatacatatacatatatgtacatataagtattatacacacatatatacatatatgcatatgtatactacctgtatatatgtacatatatataagtGAGATCCATATGAACAATAGCTACAGTAACTTGGTCCTAGAATTTCTCTAGATCTTGGCCCTTTaatatatatgtaatagatgCCTCGGTCCTAGACCCGACTCTATCGGCCCCAACCCAATAGCTCCACGGATCAATTTCAACATTGTCTCCGCTCCCACTAAGTTTGAAACCCATAGGGCCCTAACTTGACCTAGCCCATTACCAACCTTAATTCGATCTGTGCTTTCGTGTCATGTTTTATTTAAGAGGAAGCTGACCATCATATGGTGCTGCTATGTGAACCGAATCATCCGCATTAATAAGAGATTAATGCAGAGAATTACTGTTTCATcggtgctacagtaccataCAATAATTGGCTTGTTTTTGATACTGTAGCATATGTACTGTATCAGTTATTCTGGAGCATTAGATTTTGATCCGGTGGTAGTAGAGTGGTCCTACTATGTGGTTTGCCTCTCTTTTTCAGCGCAAGTTGCGTTTCCAAAGGATATACTAGTTCCAACGAAggtaagatcatcttcaatcatattttcttcatttcattctcttcccgattccctttcccGTTCcaattccctttattttctctcattttcaacaGCTTTCTTTCGAGGGAAATCGCGAagtgaaaggagagagaatcccatcctgaagggaatgaccttgggaATCTCTTCGTAACAGAAACCGTAAAACAaaaccgttagagcgctgaagggaatgaAAATCCTATCGTGAAGTGAATCTGGATCCCGAAAGAAAATCCTTAGAGATAGTCTAACTCTCGTCTACTCCCACCcatcttaaataaaaaagtacATTTGAGACAAAGAACTAAGGTGAAAGGTATAATGACTTTTTGCACAAAATCTATTGCTAGAGTTAAGATGAGTATGAGTTATAAGTTTACTGTATTTATTAAGATACATTTAAATAGTTACatatatgaaataataaaaaagtaCAGAATTATGTTAAACTTATATTTGGAATAGGAGGGAATATAAGACACACATCACATGTCCAAATATCAACCACACATACTTTGGTTTATCCATAACTAGGTTATCCATAGCTAGGTGACTCAAAAAAACACGAAACTAatatttttaatctttttaatgTAACACGTCTACACAAAGTATCTAatgaaaaccaattttttagtaAAGTGATTCCATATGTGAATAAATATTAAGCAAAAAAATAGTTGCATTTTACGTGTGAGGTTATACATGTAAATCCACTTACATGCCTACCATACTAATAATAAAAAAAGCAGCAACCTTTTtatattaaaagaaaagaaaattctacTTCTTCCGGTAGTCCCATTCGAGGCTGGAGCTGACCTAACTTTCCAGTCCCTTGTTGGAAAGACAGGCCCCCGAGGCCCCAACTACCAAGCATTAAAATGTCCAAGCAAAGCATACAAGATAAGCTAGCAAACCCAACGTACGAACTCAGAATATTTTTCGATGCCAATTGTACAACAGGATAAGACCACATTGCACATAcagtcatctctctctctccctccctctctctctctctctctctctctctctctctctctctctctctcgtataATTATTAATCACATTTGCAATAGGATTAACAATTAGCATAAGATCCTTCATCACCACCCCTTGTGTGTTCTCTGACTCAAAACTACTTGCCAAGAAAAAACCTAAAATAATACTGGAACGAGCAATCAGCAAGAAAACTAGCCCATGCGACGCACCGATGCTGTTTTTAAGTATGAAAACAATGTCGCAGAGCCGTCAATAAAGATGCTAAGAATTACCCCAAAAAaacgaaacaaaaaaaatcacacaattTTGCAGTGcctttcatttgtttatgcTTGTTTGGTGAAAACAGAGGGCGCTGCCCTGCATTTCTAAAATCCCTTTCCATTGTGGTCGATCTATGCAATACGCATATTGACGAAGGAAACAAGGATGGATGGATATATACTGGATGCTTTTTCAGAACAAAGTTACCAGCTGCAAAGTGCAAAGGGGCTTTCATTCTTGGGATCAGATCAGCTGATCCTCTGTCGTTGGCCATTTCCTCACAAAGCAAGCATAACACTAGCCATGACCAATTAGCTCTACTCAGTAGTAGTACAATCATAGGATGACTCATCAAGCAAATCATGTGATTGCAACAAACCAACAATGGATCAAAAGCAAACCAATTAACTAATCACCATCATGAATTCATGATCATCATTTGTTAATGATACCCCCAGGTTCGGTCAGTTCATAGTTGGTACACACCTTCTCAGGACAAAGAAAGCCATGATAAACACATAACACTTGGATTTTTTATGCATTGCAATTATATAGTAGTAACTAACTAGTAACATCTCGACTAGGCAAGATACATCAGAATTCTGAGCTAATTGCAAATTTGCAGCCACTATGTATGAGTGCTATTTTGTAGATCAGGCAATGATAAGGACCTAGGAGACCTGAAGGTCCCATGGACATTCCTCCTCACCATGCCCATCTGCGTGTGCGCGTTGAACATAGGGGGAGGCAGCGGCAATGCCGGCGCGTCCCTGCCGTTCTTGCCGCGGTGCGGTAGGTGGTTGTACTCGTTGTCGTCGTCGGAGTCGTCCTCTTCTCCCTCGTTCCCCTCGGCGACGGCGTGGTCGAGGGAGAGGAGCGGGGGCAGGTAGGTGGCCGTGGCGAGCGAGCTGCAGGAGGCTCTTCGGGACCAGTTCGCCAGGATGCGGCGGCGCTTGTTGAAGGGGTTCTCCGGCTTGGCGAGCTccttggccgccgccgcctcggcgaGGCTGGTGAACGACTTGGACTTGCCCgtgtagaagttggagaggcccCTCCTGATCACACCAAATTGAATGAGTTAATTCTGTGCGATTTTTTAGGCAATTTTGGATCAAGTTCCTTCCAAGCTTCCATTTTTTGCTCTTTGACAAAGAGGAGAAACCCGGAAAACTCATGGGTTAGAAGTTCTCGAACCATTCCCGGGATCTAGAACATCTCACATCGCAAAAGAAACTTGACATTTTTAAAAGGGCCTCAAAAACATCTCCTTTTGAAATAAAGTTTCCATTTTGCAGAAGCAGAATAAGCATGAACAATCCAAGACGAGAAAAATGAAAGCTTTATGAACTCACTTGATGGGCAAGGAGTCCTCCAGGGCGTCCAAGCAGCCCACCCCATCGCTCTCCTTGAGCTtgctctccacctcctcctccccctcgtcCCCGCCGGCCTCCGACGACGAGTTCTCCCCGATCGACGAgcccgacggcgacggcgcccCGATCGACGAgcccgacggcgacggcgcccCGATCGACGAGCTCTCAGtgagcacctcctcctccacctcgtccTCCTCTATGAAGAACCCGTCGCTCCTCCTCTTCCCGACAGCCACCACATCCTCATGCTGGGCGCCGCTCTTCTTCCCGGATCCGGGGAagccgtaggccggccgcacctccgccaccgccaccaccgtcgACATGTCGCCTGAGCTGCGAGGCTCGACGCTTCGAACGATGCCAGTGTGTGCTTAGAGCAATTGAGCAAATCTCGGGCTGATTGGATATGTGTCCGTCCAAGAACGGGGACAAGAACTCAACTTGTGAACttggtgagagagagagagagagagagagacgcagGATAGGATAAGCGCAAGGACCAGGAGGGTACTTGGGTAGACGGGATCTTTGTAGGCTGATGGAGGCCGCAAGGTCCAGGATCCTCTGCAGCGTAGCATAAAATACGCGGTGTTAACATGCGGTGCGATTATATCTTTAGCATATCAATTATCAGATATCGAGTAATATTTAGTATTCTATCTCAatcatttctatatttttataaaaatatataaactgtGACAGATGTGATCAATCTTCATCATCTATCCGAGTTGATCAAATGACCATcgtataaaattatattatattcctccttaaaaatacatttaatatacCATTACTTATCTTCTATACATAGATgtccaatatttatcttctatatattttaaaaaatacacctaatcttttattatttattgTCCATATCTAAACGTTTAATATTTGACTTCCATATATTTACCGTCGGGTTTCTCTAGATGATATGCTGTCTCTTGTATTTCGTCTACAATGCTAACTTTTTGGAGAGGGTGTATCACCGCTTACacttcgccgccgccaccgttaACCATGGAGGTTGCCTCTGTCGCGATATCTTTACACTAATATACTATGCTATAATTGTTTTCATCCCTCAGAAATCAGTCACCATTTCAATTCTCttaacagtgttgctacagacGGTCAACTCTGGATGATACGGCCCTCTCTATCCTTCTATCTAGGTTCTCGTCATTCTTCTCTCTCCTAAAATTATATGATCATATTATGAATTTCGTGTATATAAATATCTTTTTTATtatgttatttttcttcttcttcgaaaTATTATATCCTAAATTGATTCTAGATGTATAAAATACGTGTGCAGTTGCTAGTCTTATAGAGAGATGTTTGAGTCTCAATGTATCTTTGGATGGAGGTAATGGTTATGGTATCAATTGGTACCATTTTTTAATGTATCTTTGATGGATAACTAAGGTTACTTTATTGTTTCTGCATTATACGCTAAATAACGTATTGATCGGATATTTTGAATCATCAAAAACAGAAGTTACAGCAGGTAATATATCAAGTAGTGATGAATTCAGCACAAAAGTTTAGGAGGCTCGCCGTTAACCTGCCCATCTGCGTCGCCCAGCTCTTGAATAACCCaccaaaattttcaaagaaCCGCTCAGAGGCTCCTAGGTGCATCGCAATAGTAGAGGGCTCGAGTCCTCCGCGCGCCTGATAGCAAGTGAAACGGAAACATCCGGTTATGCGAGGGGAAGACATGGAGCGGCGTCGTCCACAGCTCAGCTTCCTGACGCAGAGGATCCCAGCCCCCTTGCGTGGCCAGTGGACCGCGTCCATCCGTGTTCCTGTGGGCTGGGCAAGGGGAAGGGAgaggccgggccgggccgggccgagCCGACAGGCGAAGGAAGCAGAGCAGGCCGTCCCTATCCGTTACAGTTGGAGCAGCACCAGTTCGGTGGGGTGGACCAGTGGCTGACCCGCGCGGGGTTCGGATGAGGCCGAGCTGAGGCGTTCTGGCACGTTCCTTCCTCTGCGTGGTGGTGGACCTGGCGGCAGGCAGGCCACCCGGGAGAGCGACTTGACGAGGTTGCCTGCCGGGCGCAGGCGACACTTCCGCGCGCTAGCCCCAACAGCTTCCTTTGAGGCTGATATTTTCGTATGATTTTCCTTCTCGTcagagttttaatttttttttacggtTTCATTTACGATGAGATTTTcagtttattttttttggatggaattctctctcctttcttttcataATTCCTCTTGAAATAAAgatgttagagatgagagaaaataaagagaatagaaACGAGGAAgggaatcgagaagggaacgaaatgaaggaaatatggttAGGGATAATCTAACGTCCTAGTTTTTTTCAGGATGAAGAGAACTAAAAACTACGTGGAAGTTGATCTTTTATCCTAGTTTATGATGGTTTTTAGTTAGTTGAGAAAATAGTTAGGTTGAAATGAACTGAAAGCTGAGAAATAGAATAAAAAAGTTTTCCTAATTTTTGATGggataaaaaactaaaaatttattataaaaatcaatgaTCAAAATTGAACGATGAAAGTCGCTTGCTTAGTAAGTCTGAATCTCTAAAAGCACAATATATCCTAACAGAGTCTAAACTCGGCTTGAGACGAGCCGGCTAAAGGTGCGTACAACACACATGTGACGCTTGGATCCCCTGATATGTAATGAAAGCAACTATTTTGTAGATACTTAGGTTATATTTTGTAGATACTTAGGTTATTTAGCATACTTAAGAGCTTGTGTAAACATCCATTAGCCTCAACGCACTCATCATGCttctaataatttttctacTAATCGACGGTTGTTTTCATCTAAATAACCGTAAAACTCAACTGGGTCTGGAGCGGCTGCCTGCGCAGTCGGATTGCTTCAGACGTAGAATGCTTCCTCGAACGGCAGCAAGCCCTTGGGTGCTCGAGCGGAGGTCCACGGTGGCCAGAAAACTTGCATGACTACCTCCGaggaaagcaaattttataaggtTATTTAAGAAAGACTTTCTTAGACTTCCATCTACAATATTCACCATTGATCCAACGACCTGTGTACGTATGTATctatgtgataaaaaaaaatacgtaTCAACATTTCATGAAAATCTACAAGTGAGACtatatcttataaaatttagtTCGACCTCCGAGCGCCGGGCGTTGTACATCACCTAATGAACCGTCGGCTAGTGCCAGGGTAAATATTGATGACCATGTTACTTCAAAacgtcaaaatattttttatctaaaggAGTAGTACGTTTCGCGGTTACAAGCATGAAGCATGCATGCGAATATGCGGTATGGCCGCATGGGACGAAGATGATGGGAATGGGAATGGGATGGACAGATGGTGGATACGAAATTTATACAAGTCTCTTTTGGTTTTTGATGCTTCGTTGCAAGCTCCTGAAAGAGTTGTGGAAGACGTAGGGCCTGGCTGCCCTAGCTCTATGTATGAGGAAAACATGTGTCTGAAGTTATCCCgagagttgaattttttttattaggcACCAACTAGCTTTGTTGTTTGATTGAAGATAGATGCCTAAGATAAAAATGTAAAACTGAAAATACGCTTTGTCAATTAGCTAATATAAAAGATAAAAGCTGTTTTCACTTGGTCTCTCAACTCGTGTGGCAACGGGCGCTCCTCCGAGCTCGTCGGCGGCGAGGCTCGACCGGAGAGGTGGTGAAGACCACCCAAATAGATGTGCTATGAGGTAGACAATATGATAAAATGATCAATTTAAAGGTAATACATGGTTTGAGTGATTAATTTTGAGGATTGACGGTACTATTGATTGCGTTCTTATACGAGCAGGAGCAAACCAAACCAAGTGAGCGATGGCAATGATCGGCGGTAGGGAGGCAAGCGAGGTTGAGTGGGATGCGGACGACTGCAACGTTAAGCGAGGTTGGGGAGAACAGTTATCGATGTGGGATAGAGGAGTGGGATGCGGACGACTGCAACGTTAAGCGAGGTTGGGGAGGATAGTTATCGATGTGGGATAGAGGAGGCAGATATGAGGAGTGAGGAGGCAAGGAGTGTGGGCGCGTGGGGAAGATTGTGATCAGGAAGAGCGGCCGTACTGTAAATACCGTGGCTTGAGAGGATGGTCGCACTATGAAGACTGTGGTCGGGGAGGACGGTTTCACTAGGAAGACCATGGGGAGGATGGTAGTCAGGAAAGAGGATGGTCACACAAAGTGAATAGTCATCCAGAGAGAGCACAGCAGAAGAAAGAAGACGACTCATGCACGAGCGTGGTCGAGACCTGAGTCTCAGGCGCTTGATTTCGAATGCCTTAGCCTGAGATGAAAGTCTGAGACACGGAGGTGCTCAGGGTAGCAACCAAACATACCTTAGGCATCTCTTCAGCTTGCTCAGACTCAGACATATATTTACgaaggcagcaaccaaacatgcccGTAATCTGTTTCGTCTTGAACTTACAGGGACAAATCTTGGCCTGCAATTCGCTACTGCTCTTCCTGCTGCGGCTGAAGTATGCTTGTCCACAAACATGTTTCCTAAACTCCTGGATGAATGGATCGGAGCTTGAATGGAATTTTAGAAAgaatgctgtttttttttttttgcatttaatTCGTGTGAAACTCCCGTACAGGGGATTTCGTCGGTGGGAGGGAGGACCCTCTTgaattttcgaaaaaaaaaaaagaaaaaaagaaagaaagactcTCTTGGAGGTGCCAACCTGCTGATATGAGTGCTGACGGGTAGACATAACcctttgattttgtttttgcGATAAGGTTAGGGATAATTCTTGTGCACGCATACACATGCGCATGCCTGGACAAGTCGGAAATGTGTGCTTCCACTTAGCCTTTTTGGAACCAAGGAATGGTGTGGGAGTTTTGGAGAATTCAATCTATATAGAAAAATTTCAATGAGGGCTTTTGAA is a genomic window of Phragmites australis chromosome 17, lpPhrAust1.1, whole genome shotgun sequence containing:
- the LOC133897750 gene encoding protein OXIDATIVE STRESS 3 LIKE 4-like isoform X1, encoding MSTVVAVAEVRPAYGFPGSGKKSGAQHEDVVAVGKRRSDGFFIEEDEVEEEVLTESSSIGAPSPSGSSIGAPSPSGSSIGENSSSEAGGDEGEEEVESKLKESDGVGCLDALEDSLPIKRGLSNFYTGKSKSFTSLAEAAAAKELAKPENPFNKRRRILANWSRRASCSSLATATYLPPLLSLDHAVAEGNEGEEDDSDDDNEYNHLPHRGKNGRDAPALPLPPPMFNAHTQMGMVRRNVHGTFRSPRSLSLPDLQNSTHT
- the LOC133897750 gene encoding protein OXIDATIVE STRESS 3 LIKE 5-like isoform X2 gives rise to the protein MSTVVAVAEVRPAYGFPGSGKKSGAQHEDVVAVGKRRSDGFFIEEDEVEEEVLTESSSIGAPSPSGSSIGENSSSEAGGDEGEEEVESKLKESDGVGCLDALEDSLPIKRGLSNFYTGKSKSFTSLAEAAAAKELAKPENPFNKRRRILANWSRRASCSSLATATYLPPLLSLDHAVAEGNEGEEDDSDDDNEYNHLPHRGKNGRDAPALPLPPPMFNAHTQMGMVRRNVHGTFRSPRSLSLPDLQNSTHT